The nucleotide sequence aacctagatgaagatcatcatgaacacaacaacattctgatgttcatcggagatcagaatgtttgcccagaatttcaagttaaagcttgtgggacccaagacacatggcataacaccattggacatcctacaacggctatatgagcccaaagactctataaatagagatcaaggcattagcaaaactttcaccattgcaaagcatacaagaaaacaactctgattttgtttgaagctcttgcaaactgaaattgatcaatctctaagtctttcatgaacttagtgcaaatcaatactcttgttatctgtaggataacctcttcttcttcttccactgtttgttttacaaacatccaacttccatacaaattgtaacaaagtctcatatAGCTTTTAGaagtcctaaagtgttaggttgagcaaaggttgtaaaagtctaagaggttaacttagcaagaaggtgcaagcctgctgaggcttagagaatacaggattgtaattgttcaggtgaacaagattgtaaggtgcaggacttgagaggttatctcaagcatcttagtggaaactctcacaggattgtgaggagtggactagcccacattgggtgaaccactataactctttgtgtgttctttctttcttctctatactcttttatttacagtatacacaacacacacttacacttgtactttattaaacaattttgtttatgaacttcagaacattctgaagtcagaaagttaacataattccaagtaaacaacttgagaatcatttttaagtttcaggataatttttaaagggtcacaattcaaacccccccttccttgtgactattttatctacttcaaaactattatttatacatAGAAAAAATAACTATAAAAACTAAGTTGCCACGAGCTGCACTTCCTCGACCAAAAACTGCATGTCTCCCATGTCTTAATAAGAAACCGCtgcttttgaattttgaattattttcccTTCAACAACAACTGCTTGTCTTCGACCGTGCTCCTTTTTGAATACTCTTTTGTCGAACTTCAAAGCTCTTGAACTCTTCTAAATGCTAAGTACCATGTCAAAATCTGCATGCTAAAGATAACAACTTTAATTCTTAAAAAGACACCACAATCGGGATGAATATCCAATAGATAACTCATGAGGACGCTACAATCAGCTACAAAGGTTCCAATTGATAAGTCAAAGATTAGCGTCACAAGAAGTCAACAAATTAGAAATACAGGTATGAAATTCCTAAGAGAATAACTTTCAATTTTACTCCATCAAGTTCCATGATGAAAATGGTAGAAAAATGACGTCACAGTCAACATGATTGACAAGCCAAGAAGAAACATCACAACGATAAGGAAGTTATTGATAAGACTCAATAAACAAGTTTTAATCCTACAATTAAAGAGGAGAAAATCTCACTCACATTTTTCAAATAGTTCCTAAGAGAAGAGAGCCTTTGTAATCCAGAGTTTGGTCAAGTAAGTAAAGAGATACTCCTTCcgtcatatttataagaaacaaatgactttttagattcattgaataattgatgtatttagcTGATATTCTAATCcggatacatcaattattcaataaatctaaaaagtcaattgtttcttgtaaatagAACCGGATGAAGTATTATAAATTCATTTGTAAGTGTTGTATAATAAGTATGAGTTTGAAATTTTACAAAGTTGAGGTTAAACACTTTGTAAATAATAAGAAATCCCATAAATCTAGTAGATGATGCCATGTGACCTAAGAATAAGTGTTCCTTCATTCCAAAATGAATCCACTAAAAACCAACATCTGCCCATAAGGGTATGGTGCAATGCAGGCTCGAGTTGACATATCTCAAATAATAGGCTTTTTGATTGCAAGAAGGAGCCAATCATGCCGGCATGCATTTTAACGCACGTGACCGGCTTAATTGTTTTACATCCAAATTATTCTCGTCAAATAAAACTGCTCTTTAAGATATCCAAATTCATTCAATCTTTTCCCTGCCCTAACTCATGTGCTACACAAATTTCCCTGGTATATCTAAGTTCTAACTCATGTGTTCCACAAATAAGTGTGAATTTTGAACCCCGAGAGAGATTACTAGAAAATTAGGAAAAATATTAGCTTAAAAGTCTAGCACCGTACTATAATATAAGAACATTTATATTTGTACACTCTTAATTGTTTTACATCTATTTATTACtttcattatcttcttatattttttttcctatcatACTATTAGTTAATCACATCTAGCACTTTACATTTTAcattttgttatttctttctcaCTTTGCTGGTAGATTGAATTTTGGATAACAATGAATTGAGTCAATTAAAATATAGTTTGAAATTCGATTCGATAATTATTTCGTTAAACTTGATTAACgaacaaaacaattttattttaataataataaagtataaAGGGtcaaaatgagagaaaaaaaagaagataaattatACGCTCAAATATCACTTGAAATATcgtctaaaaaatatatactagtaaaataagttataaactcGTGATGAAATGTCAATTAGCAAACAAGTAATTTTTAATCATATGAGTTTATAAGTTGTAAGCTAGTTTGTTGGTCTTGTCAAACCAACCTTTGAAGGAGCATGCTaccccattttattttatttagttataaTAAGTATGtatgttttatatttaactaccctaataataaatttttagctaataaaaaataatttatttctcaaaaattaGTAAAATATGAAAGTCAAAAAACTCAAATGATTGATTAATTTATCGTCTTATTTTGACACTTTAGGTCTCTTCAGCAACAAAGAAAGTTTTGTTAAGAGCATATTATTTGGAAATGAGTTAATTGTTCGTATCGACAAAAACACTAATTACTTGTTcaatacaaaatcaattatagatCAATTTGACTTAATGAAACGACATTAatctttactttttattttatttttggtatatCCCTCTGATTTACCGGAAAAATGGGCTCTGACAATCTAGTGTAACTTTACTTTTTCAAAtagttattatcattttttttctctttatgttTTAAGTTACACTTATATAGTtataattattgtaattttttcttatatttaatgaatatatcaatttaaaaaagtaatttttctGTACATTTAGTCCCCTCATAATTTTATCTAGTTTCCCATTGTCATTATTTAATGTTTGAATTTCGCTGTCAAATTCTTTAAAACAAACGATAAGTAAAATATGAAAGATAAGTaattactaacaaaaaaaaaaaaaaagtttcatccttttcttttaaGGTAAAAGGAAAATTgtattaataaaacaaaaaagaaacaaagattAATGGGACATTAAACCTTACCTAGATACAACCTAAAtgataatacatcatttaaacCAAATGGACCATCCATGATCTATCCttataaaaattcactaatcacGGCATGCAACCTAGCAAACCTGCACACGGGTGTGAAACCACGttccaaaaaatatgaagaGTGAACATCTGCAAAGAACAATTAGGGTTTATATATGACGAATGAATCGACCGCCAATATGGTATCAAAATCCAAGTGCCAACAACTCACTGAACAAAGCAACAAGCATAAAGGCTCTTTCGAACATGAAGTACCAGAGTGTAAGTATACATGATGCCTTGAAATCTATAGACAGATCTGGAACATCTGAGAGTCGAAGAAGTCAGACCACCAAACACCACATACGCGTAAAAACTCAAATTGAGGGATGAATCCAATACGTCAGTAACCAAACCCTTTCTAGTTAACAAAACCAAACCCATTCGGAATAGACCCTTTCGAGTTTTTTTAATCACAACATACCATttgttattgaaaaaagaaCCACCACAAAACGAGTTTTAAGCTTGAAGCGACCATAATCTCTaatcaaataacaaaagaaatgctttaacaaacatgaaaatacaaaaacaaacactATAGCACAAAAACAAACCGCCTCCAccacaacaacaagaatcagTAGATTGGAACAATCTGACGCCAGCAAAGCAAGAGCTCCACGACAGTGCTCGAAAACTTGACGGTAGTTCACTctcaaaaacacaaacaacaaaGGAAGAAAACACCACAAAAACTCCACCGCACACGACCAATAACCAAGAGGAAGAGAGACGTTGGTGGTGTGGAGGGAGTCGGAATAGGAGAGCACTCATCTTGGGGTGGGCTTACTACTTAGATGCTTTCAGCAGTTATCCGCTCCGCACTTGGCTACCCAGCGTTTACCGTTGGCACGATAACTGGTACACCAAAGGTGCATTCAAATTTTGGATATGGAAGAAGATACGACGGCTTGCGGTTAGAGTATAAAGATAAGATTTGTTCGAAGATAGATAAGAATTGTTTCATCCaatttcaaactcaaattcACCGAAACAATTCATCTTATaatataacttattttaaagtCAATTAATTGAGATTTATTGTATTATTTGTTAAAGGTAGGAAATATGTTCATACTTGtcaaaataatagaaatattAAGCTGGGAAAGGGGGAATTGTTAACATCAAATTTCAAAAGCAacaatagaaaatagaaataataagtTAGGATATGGGAGGAAGATTCACATCTATTTTCATAAGCAATGATAACAACACTTTCATTTAGTtgaatttttcttcataatgaAACTATCCTAATTTAGTGTATATACTAGGggcatcatcaacattaacattagttggaaaaacaaaaagatagtGTATCAACTTTTTCTACGATTCCTATGCCCATATATATGACTATTTTATGTACCCAAAATACATTCAAAATAGACCCCAAAAAACAAAGACAAGgacccaaaaaagaaaaactaatttttcCATCAAATACCCACTAGTCTTACTTATATAAGATCATCACATGGCAACTTCTGATTCGGGCACGTAATTTAGTCTTTCTTCCCACACCAACTTGGATACAACTTCATCTTGCTCATGTACATGTTCCTGCTTCACATAACATTAAATGTTTCATAATTATTAACTCTACAAAAATCATCATTATGACCCACTTGTTTTAGCAATatgtattaattaaataaaatcatcatcatcattatcttTTAAAAGCAAGAAAGAGCAATGGAATTGAACACGAACCTCTAATTCCCTAACCAATTCCTTGGCTGTGGATGCTGACACGATAATGCGACGTGCCTTTGGGGAAATAAAGCCTTCATCAACGGCCTTGTCAATGAAACATAACAATGAATTGTAAAATCCATCCACATTCAATAGACCCACCTGctccataaaaatattaaacaatcaAACACTAATGTCACAATtataatatcaatatatatatagtcgtaaaatcaaaatttgacgATTCATATTTCAAATATCAAAATCTTCGTATTATAGTAAAAATCTATATATGTAGTAGAATTAAATCGTATGATCTTGATCTGACGACTACCGACGAAAATGTGAATTGCTAATCATAACATATATAGTCATAAAATCGAAATTTGACGATTCATATTTCAATATCAAAATCTTTATATTCCGATGCCAATTTGAGTGAGCTATTTAGcttcttaataaaaatatcaaaatctttatattataataaaaatttaaatatgtattaGAATCAAATAGTCTGATTTTGATCAGATGACTATCAACGAAAGAGTGAATTGTTGTTAATCATgacatattcatatttttatttctagTAGTATTCCTTTGACCAACAACTTTattggtttttttgttgttctttagttaattactttaatttaattattaatagtTTTATAGTGACATATCTTTCTCCCATTCAAATGGAGAACCATCAGTCTAACGTCATATATCAATATCAAATAATGTAACGTGACAACGATTAACTACACAAAATCCTAAAGTACTATCTTTTCATGTGAATTGAAATTCAATACCCCACATGTTTCGGTTCAATTATATACGAAGCTTCCTAATGTTATGTATCAtgcttaaaattaaaacatcaaCTAGTTAACTAATTaagctaattaacaaaaaaaaaaaaacctaaaacacATTTCTAAGCAACATGTCATCTTAAGATACGTAAAAACAATGGTTTTTAAACATGGACACAACGAACAAATACGTATGACATGCATCATAGATAGGAGGCAAAGTTGGTTAAGGCAAGTGCTGTCcgaataattaaaaagaaaatataaagcaTACATTAATTAAATCGAATTTGActaattcatattttataaagtaTGATATTAAGGGAAATTCGATTCCAGAGAGTTCACAAGAGGCAAGTGAATTAGctagtttgtttaattataaaaaGCTATATAGTTCCTTGTAAGATATACTTTATTCCATTCCCACCTTTCAGGCATGTCTCTAGTTAttacttatttataatattgttatgtCTCTATTATAACTTTGGTCAACTTAATTAGTTTGTAACTAATCTCATTAGTATCTCCCCTAACTATAACCAAAGAAGTAAAAACGACATCATATGATAACAAATTGGAAAAGAGTAATATACACAAAATCGGTAACTtaagttgatatatttagtacaacaaattttgaatcagatacattaatttttgtagAATAAATTTTACTTGTATTTTAGGATGgagaaaatagtttttaaataaattaaaaaaatagtatggTTCTTACCGGTTTGCTGTGGATCCCAAGTTGAGCCCAAGTAATAATTTCCAGCAATTCTTCAAGGGTTCCATATCCACCTGATGTTTCAAAATAACAAGACATTTTAGTACCAACTTCATGTGTTAAACAAATTAAGAATCCCACTTCACATGATAATATCCTACTTCACATGAGtatgctctttctttctttcattcttatgtttcattaataaattaataatgtatgaAGCCTCTAATATAGTCTTGGTTCAATGAAAGTCTCTGGTCTGCTACAACAGTTGTTGTAGCAGACCGGACCATATAAAGTCCGCCTATGAATCCGGCAAATATAAACCGGTGAAGTATTACTAAAAATGGTCAATTCGACATGTGGGCTCGGGCTATATATAAATTCGACATGTAGCCAAGATTTCATACCAGGAAGGGCAATGAAGGCATCAGCCTGCCTAGCCATTTCAGCTTTCCTTTGATGCATATCAGATACAGCTCTCACTTCCCCAATAGGGTCACCAGTTATCTGCATTTTCGACCACCATATATTTATTAACAAATTGCATGAGACATTTGACATTTAACTTTGacaattaagtaaaaaatattgatcataTTGTAACTAGCAAAGGACCACATTAACACAATGGTTTACCTCTCTTGGCATGAGACTCCTTGGGATAACACTGCATAAACAAAGTCGATATAATACACATCATTAGTCAAACATTACAAGACAGAAATATTTTAATGGATAATGATTGTGATTTAACAAAATGAATCTAATGAAtgactaaaaaacaaatttaatttaaaaaatgcaaGACAAGTAAGATACATGAAAGAGAAGAGTTATAAGTATAAAAACATGTCAATGATCAAAGTGCATGCAAGTGAAAAGGAAAAGGCAAAAACATTGGCTCCAATTCCCGCGCAAGAACTTTCTACCATAAGCCAAAAGGTATTCACCTTTTAACCAATGTCTTCAAAAAGCTTCTAACCATAAGTAAAAGTTATACACATAATTACTTATAATTCACCTCCCTTTACATAAACTCAACAATGTAGCAAAAAGCCAAATTAACCACATCACATAGTAAATTTATATTCTATTAAACTCTAATATGCTCCCTTACATCCTACATTTAGAAGCTTCTATAGGGggggttaattaaattaaaaattgtccCACACTCTACTAATATTTTATGATCCCCCATAATGTCTTACATTGAAATCATTAATTTCTTAGGGAACAGGCATGGGACAATAGACAACATATAGAAAGATTTAACCCACTTCTTAGTAATCAATAAAATGATTAACTTGTCCTTTCATTAAACAAACACATAGAATatagacaaaaacaaacaaaaaaaaaagagaatgattTTTGGACATCATATTTTGATGTCAAATGGTGTGTCCTAGATTGTGTGTGTTTTCAAAATGCATATAAGTTGTAAACTAAAAGAGATAAAAGgtaaatataaaaactaaaagtGCGACATATTATGTTCAAAATTTACtcgaaacagcctcttgtgtaaaaaacgaGGTAAGGCTGCATACATCAAATGATGAGATTTTTTCCTGAACTCTGCATATGCAAAAGCTGTAGTACaccaaattacttttttatattgTGTTCAAGATTTGATACAAAATGAgggaaaaaaatgtttattgagagagaagaaactAACCCAAGAACATGACGTCCACCATCATGAACTGCTTGAGAAACAAGACCCATCAGACCCACACTACCACCTCCATAAACCAAATCAATCCTTCTCTCAACCTTCAACATTGAAAACACAAACCAAAATGACACGTGTAACTATAGTAATCATGacaacaaaaccaaaccaagctagaaagaaagaaacaataatattgattaaaaaaataaaaataaaaaatactattatattagattatataaatattgattgatAGAGATTGATTGATTTAGTGGAGTAgtcaataagaaattaaaaataaaattaaaatttgggatgtaaaaaaaaaaaaaaaaaagtagcccTTGGCTATAgggaaaaaaatcatgaaagatTGTGGGAAATGGTAAAGGCTAATAGCACGCTCCGTATAGTGTAATGATACAAAGCTTTGCACGTTCATTTTCCTAGAAAAGTGCAGAAAgcatttcttgatttttttttattattattattatttttcatcatattgaaaaataaaaaattgtatgatattaaaattaattttttagatagATTATGCAGAAATAAAAACTAAGATCATGCAAGAAGGCTGATCAACTGACAGAGAGATTCCAGCTAGCAAATTTCTCTCTTTCATGAGAAACACAACAATCTTCTCATTCCTCAACAATCTTAACCTAGATTTGgaactttataaaattttattagctgaaaaaaataaaaaaggagaagaaagaggCTAATAtgggaagagaaaaaaaaatgtaaaagaccACAAAAATATGAACATGAGTGATGAGAAGATGAACATGAACAAAGAAAGATAGAATGTAGAATCTGaccataaaatataaaatatatatatatatatatatatatatatatatatatatatatatatatatatatatatatatctaaaaaAGACATTTTTTGGAAGGAAAACATGATTGATGAAAGTGTTTGTGTTATAtaactcacaaaaaaaaaaaaaaaaactttattataagaaaaatagaagaaaatcaTCTACCATTTCTTTTCCTAGTTCAACAGCAGCTTCTTGGTAAGTAGGTTTGTTCCCTGAACTGCTACCACAGTAGACACAAATCCTCTTAAACTTTGATTTGGTTTCTTCCATGATCTTCTTTGTGGAAAGGTTAACTCAAGAAAAGGGATTAAAGTGGTTGAAAATGAGAGAGAACTAATAGAAACAAGAGTACTTAGACAGTTTGTTTTATTTGCAAAGGTGTTTATGTCTCTATTTATAACCTTTGTATCTTGTAAGTTTAGACTCACAACCCTTTTTTGCCAATTATACCTTTTTTTAAACgagaaaaatacttttttttatttctttgtcttttCTCAATTAAAGAGATCCACATGTGTAATTCACTTTTGAGCTTGATttcttattttgatttatttattgtcattattggtttttattgtctttgattgtttccattattattttggtatctatttcaattttcaaacaattttcaattttcatatttgcATTAACGTTAATAAGAACAACATTTATCTGTTGACCAAAACAAATTAAGAGCATTTAACTCCTCTAATAAACATTTAAATGAGTGTAGAAAAAGAGCATTTAAATATTGTTCTtcacatccttcaaaaaaaaatattgttgttctCATGTGTGATATAATCGTAgcttacaatatatatatatagaaaataatgtaaTATTGTGTATATtctaatcatttttgtttaatattattgtaatTAAGGGATTGATTTGTATTAATTTAATGAAGtgatttgttgttgtattttctttttattttataggtgTTCATTTTAGAGTGATCGAGTCACCGGTTCAATTCGATTTAACCtattaaacacataaacaaatttaatttaaagactgaattataatatttcaaaatgacTGAATTATAACCATTTT is from Medicago truncatula cultivar Jemalong A17 chromosome 1, MtrunA17r5.0-ANR, whole genome shotgun sequence and encodes:
- the LOC25483697 gene encoding cytokinin riboside 5'-monophosphate phosphoribohydrolase LOG7 yields the protein MEETKSKFKRICVYCGSSSGNKPTYQEAAVELGKEMVERRIDLVYGGGSVGLMGLVSQAVHDGGRHVLGVIPRSLMPREITGDPIGEVRAVSDMHQRKAEMARQADAFIALPGGYGTLEELLEIITWAQLGIHSKPVGLLNVDGFYNSLLCFIDKAVDEGFISPKARRIIVSASTAKELVRELEEHVHEQDEVVSKLVWEERLNYVPESEVAM